In a single window of the Papaver somniferum cultivar HN1 chromosome 8, ASM357369v1, whole genome shotgun sequence genome:
- the LOC113303818 gene encoding probable purine permease 11, whose translation MDEETETLLPTMLESQNSGVAFTSTDKPLYLGLKRWQWWFLVALNIAFLLVGQTVATLLGRFYYDQGGNSKWMATLVQTIAFPVLFIPLFFIPSSTKSYDPTINKPSIFVIASIYIGLGLVIAFNNMLYSVGLLYLPVSTYSLLCATQLAFNAVFSYFINRQKFTMLVLNSVVNLTISASMLAVGSESSESTQVSKGQYILGFISTLGASALYALLLSLMQLSFDKVFRRVTFSVVLDMQIYTSIVATCACIVGLFASGEWNGLSAEMNGFKKGNFSYVMVLVWTAVFWQLCSVGVVGLIFVVSSLFSNAISTLALPLIPIVAVITFHDKMDGIKVIAMLTATWGFVNHIYQNYLDDIKLQAKGTASTEAPHTSPTS comes from the exons ATGGACGAAGAAACTGAAACACTACTTCCGACGATGTTAG AATCTCAAAACTCAGGCGTAGCCTTTACCTCTACAGACAAACCACTTTACCTTGGACTGAAAAGATGGCAATGGTGGTTCTTAGTGGCGCTCAACATCGCATTTTTGCTAGTTGGACAAACTGTAGCCACTCTCTTGGGGAGGTTTTATTATGATCAAGGTGGAAATAGTAAGTGGATGGCGACTCTTGTTCAAACCATTGCCTTCCCTGTCCTTTTTATCCCATTGTTCTTCATACCATCCTCCACAAAGTCTTATGATCCAACAATTAATAAACCCTCAATATTCGTAATCGCATCTATCTATATTGGTCTTGGTCTGGTAATAGCATTCAACAACATGCTTTATTCAGTTGGGCTCTTGTACCTCCCCGTGTCAACCTATTCATTGCTATGTGCAACCCAACTGGCTTTCAATGCAGTGTTTTCATACTTTATCAATCGCCAAAAATTTACTATGTTAGTTCTCAACAGTGTAGTAAACCTCACCATATCTGCTTCTATGTTAGCAGTTGGTTCTGAATCCTCTGAATCCACTCAAGTATCTAAAGGACAGTATATTCTCGGTTTCATATCTACTCTAGGGGCATCAGCGCTGTACGCTCTACTGCTCTCCCTCATGCAGCTTTCCTTTGATAAGGTTTTTAGACGGGTGACATTTTCAGTGGTCTTGGATATGCAAATTTACACATCAATTGTTGCCACATGTGCTTGCATTGTCGGCCTTTTCGCCAGTGGGGAATGGAACGGGTTGAGTGCAGAGATGAATGGTTTCAAGAAAGGAAATTTTTCATATGTGATGGTTCTAGTTTGGACTGCTGTTTTTTGGCAGTTATGTTCTGTTGGCGTTGTTGGGTTGATATTTGTGGTATCTTCGCTCTTTTCCAATGCTATTAGTACCTTGGCGTTGCCGCTTATTCCAATTGTTGCTGTCATTACATTCCATGATAAGATGGATGGGATAAAGGTGATCGCAATGTTAACGGCTACTTGGGGATTTGTTAATCACATTTATCAGAACTATCTCGATGATATCAAGCTACAGGCCAAAGGAACTGCTTCCACTGAAGCTCCTCATACCTCTCCCACATCttga
- the LOC113306650 gene encoding uncharacterized protein LOC113306650: protein MLLTNTLLENTKKFFTKTFRTFKSFVSSSGGRKQYQKLPKNSTTCTTIQGDEDDNHAKGTHHRSKSLVIDDKENYSSSIIKTAPNDQEIVLSSAPANIATTSSSQGVNKRRVLQGEDENGYERFSKDKKLEIKQKMIKKLGLADKEMIVMRNDHKEYVMDVQEMLHYYSHITCPSYLDILDKFLMELTYNSEYHQHHASSMHPKKDY, encoded by the coding sequence ATGTTGTTAACAAACACCTTACTGGAAAACACAAAGAAGTTCTTCACCAAAACTTTCCGAACATTCAAATCCTTCGTCTCCAGCAGTGGAGGAAGAAAACAATACCAAAAGCTACCCAAAAACTCTACTACCTGCACAACTATTCAAGGCGATGAAGACGATAATCATGCGAAAGGTACCCATCATCGTTCGAAATCATTAGTTATCGATGATAAAGAGAACTACTCATCATCAATCATCAAGACGGCGCCTAATGATCAGGAGATAGTGTTGTCATCGGCACCTGCCAATATTGCAACTACTAGCAGCAGTCAGGGAGTGAATAAGAGGAGAGTACTTCAAGGAGAAGATGAAAATGGGTACGAGAGGTTTTCAAAAGATAAGAAGTTGGAGATAAAACAGAAGATGATAAAGAAATTAGGATTGGCGGATAAGGAAATGATAGTGATGAGAAATGATCATAAAGAATATGTGATGGACGTTCAAGAAATGCTTCACTACTATTCTCATATTACATGTCCTAGTTACTTGGATATTCTTGATAAGTTTTTGATGGAATTGACGTATAACTCTGAATATCATCAGCATCATGCATCATCCATGCATCCTAAAAAAGACTACTAG